One Pomacea canaliculata isolate SZHN2017 linkage group LG1, ASM307304v1, whole genome shotgun sequence genomic window, tttgccagCCCTGACCcattgtgatttgttttttatcTGTATAGTTGAATGCTTGTAAAAGGTTATGGCTTTGACTGCTTGTACTGTTACTAAAATGGTCAAACATGCTTCTGCTTAGGACTAGGACATGTCTTTACTTTTGCCTTCAACACTTTGTTAATTTTCAGATCTGAACTGAAAGATATGTGGTAAGGCCTATTGGTGTTAAAACAgatttgctgcattttttttttaataacttcaacagactaaaaaaaaaatcacaaatacaaGCACATTCTAACCCATTCTCCTCTCATTTTCAAGCTAATGATGCCAAAGTCCATCCTATAGAACAGTTAAATCCAAATGCTGTGTATTGCAGATTTTGTGATCTACTCAGTAAAAGTggtgtttagtttttttccccctccatgTTCAGgtgttttatcttgttttgtttctatgtATACCACATTCTGTGTCCTTCATTTGTTTCATCTTAAAGGAGGGTGCAAATCTCAAGTTTTCTTCCATCCTGGTGATGCTGTTTCAGCCATGttacaaaaaaagtaataataattattataataataataaacatcactTGCcacatttgtcttcttttctcccCTTTTGCAAAGCCATCCAAAGCTGTGACAGcatgaatgtgaatgtgtgagcATTTGTTTGCTCTTAGTTATTATCATCTGTCTGTTTTTGTGCCTTAAAAAGAGTACAATCTAAATATACACATCtcctttgtaaatgtttttaaataactgcTTTATATTGTATTAACTTGCCAGCTTCATTTCATGTTGGACTTGggttacatttaaataattacCTACAGAATATCCTACCCCTCCTCTCTAACACACCCTCAAATTCCCAATGCTTAGTCATCAGTCATTCATTGGTACCTGTCCTTGTAGACATGATAGCTGACAGGGCCTGCAATCATGTGTGTTTTGGGCAACACTGAACTTGTCCTACATCAGTGAAGAATTGCATCTGTGGGGTAATATCCCGCCCCCAATTTATCTGGGTGTGAACACAAATCATCGCAAACATTGAGTCCAGGTTGTGCCTCTGAGTGAATTTCATGCTGGTTGTGATGTGCTACTTTGCTCACTGAGATGGAGAGACAGTTCCAGGCCTTTGAAACCAAGTGCTTAAGGAGACTGCTGTGAATCTCTTACAAGGAACATGAAATGAATTCATACACAATGCAGTCACCACCCTAGTGGGTCCACAAAAACCAAACACCAAAAACTTGGCTTGATTCTGCTAGATGCAGCAACTTACAAAAGATGGTCCTCCAGGGATATGTGGAAGGAGGAAAATAtcaagataaagagaaaaagaattggCTGGCAAATTTGAATGGACAAGCTGTCCAATGGGAGACCTAATGAGTGCACAAAACCGGCCCGGTTGGCATGCCTTTGTTTCTGCTGCATCTCAAGTCCTCGATGACAGGTACTGGAGGGTCAGCTCCACAAGTGGGCTGGCCTGCTCCAGAATTGGctggtgccagtcaagggagTGATATGTGATGTACTGGCCACCTATGTAATGCCACCAGGTCACTCACATACAGTTGTAAAAAACTTTACTTAGCATAACTTACAGCTATGTACACTAACCATTCTTACACAAACCACTATTTCGCCAtaactttttcaagaaaactttcAGCAGAAATAATTAAGGTTGAAGAGTGGTACACCTTAAAAAACTTTattacagcagtaaaatttccacagataacttaaaaagcattaaaatatacttaagcttttaacaatctttctttacctttttcttgttaaaaatcaGGTCTCTGAattgcaagaaaaatattttctcttaaacATAACAGGCAGGCTACAAGAACAATTGCTgtgtaaaattaaaacaagatatACTGTTTTACTAAAGCCCAGacttatgtaaaatataaacatctgcCAGAATTTATGCCATTACTAACAttataaaagaatcaaaaatttaaaaaaaacttccactGCATAATAGGGTGGGGTTAGGCTAGGCTAAGAGGTCAGCTGCAACATCAGAAACATCTGAATGTGAATGTGTAGCAACATTGTGTCTAATGCAGGTCCACATTtctcaaaagtttcaaaatactCAGTTCTTTACAGTGTACCGTGTGTAAAACTGAAAAGTCACATGTAGTAGCTTGATTGACTCTGAAttttaagggggggggggaagttaAAGGTGAACAACTCTCCACAAAGACCGATTCCTTGTGGGTTTGCAAGATCTTGTAGTTATTCCTTACAGTAGCCTTTGGCTGAGACTCACCACTTTCTGCTTCATACTGCAAGATGTTGTGGAGTATTTGCTCTCAATTAGTTGTAAATTAAAAGTGTAAGATCATTAACAGGATGCTAATTGTAACTGAGTATTGCCTAAGACCTGCAAGTTGTCAAAAATAACTGTGCTATGGAGAACCAACATGTGAGGCGAAATGCAAGTCTCCATAGCTGGTGACTTTTATTCAAAACACCATCCCCAgccactttctttctttaatccaAGTCTAATTCTCTTATTTTTTGTctcattgttttaaatatgcaaaAGGTAAAAATCCCATCACCCAGTGTCTATAAGGAAAGTGGTTCACCTTGTCTAACGCAAGGCAAGTGAAAAGTAGGGCCAAGCTCTGTTGTTCTGCTGCCTTTATGCCTTCTCTAATAAAATCAGGCACCCTTTCACTGCAGAGACCCACGCATGTCTTGAATGTTTTGAAGTCTAACACACTCGCTGAAACCTCGTCAGATGCCAGATCTCGAAAACTTCATATCTGACCGCCTTGACATTACCCAGGCTTGAAATTGTATGTGATAATAGTAAATCTCTCCCAACCCCAGAAGTACTCTGGCTTAATGCTACAACCAGTACACAAAATTGTAAGGGCGTGTAACACCTGAGACTAACAATTTTTACATGAAATGATGAGCCCAAAGTAACAGTGGCTAACACCAAGGAAATTAAAAGGCTGACTTTCTTGAAGAGCGGAGTGAAAAAGAAAGGCAGGGATACAACGTGAATGTTATCTCAGCTAACCCACGTATCTCTCAAGGCCCCTGCTTAACTTGTGAGTGCAGGGTAGATAACAAAGGTCTGTAAAGACACAAAACCTATTGTGCAGCTAGACTACTGGCAGTTGCATGTCAGGCCTAACCCTGTACCACCTGTGTGGCATGTCAATACCTAAAATGCCTTTTGCAATGACACAGAGCCTCCATGTTCCAGACATGAATGTTTTATCACAGTATTAATTGGAGGACATCTTAGCATTGTTTCTTAACACAAGTCCCAAGTCACATTTTCTGCTTAGCCATTGTAAAGGGTATAACCTGGTCACAAGGCAACTGGCTTTTGTAATGCAGATAGTAAACTTCCCTGTAAAACATGGACTACCATAGGCTGACCTTAAAACAAATGAACTAAAAcagaatgtatatatatacacacacacgcacacacaaaggcTAGACTGCTGctgaaatcaaacatttttatacttACATTTTCAAATTGCCTTGCCAcagattaaacaaaatttattttgtttcaggaaAGGTCCATTAAAAGCTGTTAATaccatataaaatgttttcatcacattATAATTACACTTATGTCTAGTGTaggcaaaaacaacaaatacaaaatatttgatgccTTACTCTTAAAATCACAATTAAGCATCAAGcagtagaataaaaataatcataggGTTTTTGTAACACAATGAATTCAGCACAGTTTTAACTGAAAGTTCAAATTTGTTAGTGTAATTAAATGTATACTATAAACAGCCAAGTTGTGTGTGTCCACACACATCTACAGGTAAAGGTGTGATCTCATTTGTCTTTCACCTGCCACGGCCATATGCTTTTGTAGAATCttgaacaacataaaataaGCAACACATTAGTGGTAAAAAATATCTTTAGCCAAGATTATGCACAGCAACTATCATCTAAACTAAAACGTCATTCTGTTGATCTGTTTGACAGCAGaacttgttttcctgtcacaAATTAGTTGACATGGATATCCTTTCTTAGTATTCATCAATCTGAGCTACATCATATCCATGAATTGCATAACTTAAAGGGCGGTTAACTTAAACGGACACCTGCAAATGAATGAAACATTAAAATCTGCAGTAAAAGTGTTGTGCATCTGGTCTTTCAAACAAGAGTTAATGTTTTGCATATGTATGAAAATaccctataaaaaaaaattgaagttaaCAAAGTTTTCAGgcaaacagaagaataaacagcCTTTAATGGACCTTTCAAACCTAACAAACATTTAGGCATGCATACAGTACTTTCTGGCATAAAAATGTTGCATAAATGACTGCTCAGCTctatttatttgtaaatcatATTGAAAATCAGTGCATCTTAGCTGCATATTAGCATgaaacttaaaaacattttacaagcaTTTTCCATacagaagaacagaaaataatcaacaaaaagaCCTACCCaaatcaaaaacaaagtttCCAACTGACATTGCACTAGATAACCCGATTCTGACATTTTCACAGATTACTCATCCTTTCTCTGAGCCAGAACCATTCGAAACAGAACACAACTTACTGTAATTTTCCTGTCATTTATTCCTTTCTCTTGTCTGTAGCTGACGTAATGACAATGAAGCATACAAAGAGGCTATAAcaagaaagaatattttgtcactttttGGGTAGTTTACAAGTGTTAAACGCATAATCCTCATGATGCTGCAGGTATTTACTGCCTATTTTCATAAATCTACAGCATCTGAATAATATACAAGAATATTGCATTAATGTTGTGTCTTAACCACCTAGAATCCCATCTTCAGAATTATCATGCAAACATGACAACACATgcttagaaaaaataaaattaatacttgtgaaaagaaacaacaaccgGTTAAGGCATAAAGCTTGTTTTAAGTAGTTTTCAACAGGCAGTCAAGCACACCTTCAGacatatacataataaaatactCAAAGCCGctaattcaaaaaaaaaaaaaaaaaaaagaaaataatggcattacaACTTCAGATCTTCAGTAAGCATTAAGCCTTTCAGTGCCACCTTTGTTACTTGAAACCACTAAGGCAGACTGGTCTTCAGTGTTTTATGAAGTGTAGTGCAAGTTTACTCCAAGCTGAAACAATACTTTGCACTCAGACTGAATGCAGCCTGTGACATTTCCTACAGACCATGATCTACCAACAACCTGCAGCCCAAAACTAACCTAATGTCCATTCTTCCCATGTTAAATCCCCCAGAATGTACGAACTGTTGGCACagttaatttacaaatattccAGTTGAAAAAATTTTACTGCtcataattataaatatgtaGCTGTACAGAAACGGCACTGTCAATGTGCTGTGCCGTGCAAAATTTATCACTGCTCAAAATCAATTATTTCATAAAAGTTAAGCAATGGGTTTGCTGAAGATGTCAACATCAAAGCACAAATGTAATTCGTTTTTGCAACATTCCTTGGATTCTGACAGTTCACTAATAAAAGTATTATAATGCTGAaattcctgtttttattttctaaaaagcCTTACATTTAAGTGCTGACGTAGTGACATATTCTGCCATTACAAACAGACCTACATGGACAAGATTTGTCAGTCAGCATCCTtgtaaggaagaaaagaaactatgTGAGATTCCTAGATCTCCAAAATCTTGTGGTATAGCCCATGTGCATAGCATTACTCAATGAGCCTACACATCTtccagagtaaaaaaaaaaatatgaggaGAGGAAGGCCTAAAAATATGACACTTTCCTTTTCCCCttgcataaatttaaaaagggTTCTGAATGCAAATTTTTTACATGGAATTATGGAACCCCTCCATACAAACAACGTAAATTACTGGACATTTAAAAGCTGGCACTAAACTGTCCTTACTAGACTCATGATGCAAATGTAATCGCGAAAAAATGGCTGTTTCATCAGTACATCAGAGCATTTTAAAGGTAACTTTTAAGGTCATTAGCAAGTATTtcctttttaatgtttcttggATTGCTTTTGCTACTTTGTACATTCAGATTCACCAGCAGTATCTGCATAAGTGCATGGTTATACAAGGGCATCATCATCTTCCAGATGATTATCATTTTCACTTGTAATGTTTCTGTCTTCAAATCATGTCATAATATTGTTTTTGCCATCACATCACACCGCTAGTCCAAAGGCATCGCCTGGTAAAAGTGTTCATTTTTccaatagaagaagaaaaatatttgctgtgcTGCATGTGTGATGCTACAGAGAAAATTCTAAAGACACTGCTGAAAAATTATCACACCAAATATTTGCTGAAATTTAAATGGCAAGGGACTAAGCATTTaattagcttttttaaaaagttggtCCTTGGAAAAGCCcaatattttgctttgaaaagTACAACACCACAGTAATAAGACATTACTCTGGAAGACATTAAGCAACTGAAATGGGGGAAAAATGTACCAGAAAACCTTTTTCTGCCATTGCTCAAGACTgtttaccattttattttttttttagcagctgGTGCATCACAAACCAAAATCTACCTACATTTTTGCGAGggaaaaaagtcataaaaatatcataaaCAAGACTTATCCTTCACTCAGAAACAAGAAATGGGTTCTAGGAATGATTAAACAGAGAATGCAGCTTCACTGCAACAAGTGACTGCAGAGATGCAGACAGAGTATTTCTGTATCAAAGTGCTGACCAGCAGATCAGTCTACAAGATCTACAACAGATATTGCCACCACTTGAAAATCACGCAATTTGTAAAACAATGAGCAGTACAATCAGGGTGTTACTGCACATCTGTAAAACACTCCGAGGCACTTTATCATTACATCATGGTCAATCTCTTGATTGCTCTGCTTGTCAAAATGCAAAGCAGACATGCTCATCTGCAACTGAAGTACTGCTGACAGTGATTCCAGCATGTTTTTATGCTTCCAGGACATTTCACGCAATAGTACTTAACACACTAACAGAAACGAATTTCCCGACGTTTCCAGCACCAGTTTCCAATATTTCCAGCCAACACCAACAAAGCAtgaccacattttttttcaatacataaagtaaaaatatatgtactttaaagtttaaaaaaagagaaaaaaattgaagtggAACACTTTTACATAAATTTCAAATGCTCTTAAAATCTGCAAATTCTGTCCAAAATGTATAAGTGATAAGTTATTAAGTATTAAGACCTTAAAAAGGACCAcatatgtttttaatttctgtgttcctaaaataaaataaggcaGAAAGCATGGTGTGCTCAGGCATATTTGGTCTCTAAGTGATAAAGGTCACAATTATCTTTGACACACATTTCTGGCGCTGgaaattgttttgaattttcCCTAACTTTTCCAATTTTCCTGACCAGAAAGGACTGTAAGCAcactaatttataaaaaaaatgtgcacctATGATAATGTTAAGCCAGCAAGCAATACACTGCACATTCTAATCAGTGACAAATTTTGTGGCACTTTTACTCAAAAGAGTTCTGCTTACAAAAGTTGTAAATGAGAATGAAAATTCCCACAAATactcttttttaaaagcacaatgAATATATGTCATTATTTgtataaaggggaaaaaatctgtACAATTCTGCTTACTCTTGAGACAACAACTACCTTTTAGATGGTTGATATTGAGAATGCAACACTTTCAGAATCATCTAAATAATGCAGCGTAatggggaaggaaaaaaaaaaaaaaaaaacaaaaaaaaaaaaaaagagggctTCAAAGCATCATAGCAATAGAATTTACTACTGAACCATCTGAAGTCAGCTTGTTTCTATAAAAACATCCCTTGCTCTTTGCTTGCATGTGGAGTTATTAACGAAGGCGACAAACGGCACTGTATCTTCCACCCAAAGGTGCAATACATGCTGTAcaatacaccacacacaccaactgtAACTGATACAAAAATACTGAGAGAAAAGTTTTGGTGTGTACTTAGTCCCCTTcttaaatcaaaattaaaaaaaaaatccatcatgAATATTTCTTATATGTTGTCTGGCACTGGCCACGTAAGGAGCCCCAGTCCCTCCACGGAAGATATCTGCGCCAGGCTTTTAGCAGTCgtgaaaataaatatgtctGTCAAACAGCTAGCCTCCTGGTGCAAAGCTGCTTTTCCTCACAAAAATGGGTTGTAGCCTTGTGCCTGTGGTTGACTTGCCTGGGCCATGTTGCTGACTGGAACAAGGGGTGCTGGCAATAAAGTTGTCTGAGCTGACTGAGAAAAACCAATGGTTGGGTTAGCTATCTGTCCCATAGGGACACGTCCCACATTCCCATCTTGAAAAGGGTTGTTCCCACCAGGATTGGTCGATGCAAAAGGATTGTTTGctgcaaaaaaatgcaaagaaagaaagatatatattatatatattctaaAAGTATTTCGCTGAAATTAATATCACAAAATAACGAGAAAACCATGCACACATGAGAAACAGGGATGGGAACAAGGGAAggagtgaaggagagaaagcGAGGGAAGACAAATCTGTGCTTTTACACTGGGTTATCCATGTCTCTCAGATTGAAGTTCCATGCCTACACATGTTTATGTGGTTAAAGAGTGTAAAGCCTAACCACACATTTGGGTATGATTTAATCTGattaaggcaaaaaaaaaaaaaaaaaacaaaaacaaaaaaaaaaactaaactgacATTTAGCCTATTGCACACCTTTAGGTGGATCTTTTGCTACAAGCAAGTCAAGGTTGACCAGATTGGCATTGGCACCAAGAAAATCTTCAGGAGACTTCTTGCGGGCAGGGTTTGGCAGATTCTGCTCCATGCTTGACATACTCCACACTCCTCCTGCACTACGCCCACTGCCTGTTACACAATAAGTGACTGCCATGAAATGCTCTATACCACTGGTGCAAAATACCTGTACCAACTTTCCCTGACAATGAATGGCAGACTAGCATAAAATGTAGGTTTTTCCCCATCAATGAACTTACTACAAGAGTAAGAATGATACGACCATGTGCTCAAGGTGCAGGAACTGCAGGGAGGAATTGCAGAAGACAGTGAGCCAAAACACAAATAATGCTCTTTTCTGCTCACCACTCAAAAGATCAAAATCGTCAAGACCACTGGCAGATTTGGCTGGGGAATGATCATTACTACGAGATGACAGGAGATCAAATTCATTGTCAATAGTAGTTGCACTGTTGGTTCCACTGGTTCCATTAGCGGTTGCAGAAACTGATAGCCCAAAGGCATCAAGTGATGGACTTCCTCCCCATGTAGTCCCTGCTTGTGGAACAGGACTGGCAGACCAAGGGTCACTCTGAGAGCCTGAAACTATTATGAATATACAAAAAACATATAAGagttaagggaaaaaaaaagatggtttgGGAAAGGAAAGAATTTCCTAAGTAGAACgtcaaattaaaaatgtctCACCACCAggaaaaacacataaataaggcaaagttgttttttttttttaaatcttgacaTGGACGAACAAGTCATACAGGATTTCATCCATGAAATTCCAtgccccccccctttttttgcAACTTTCTGTGCACAGTTAACACTGATGAGAAATTTGCTTACAGAGATGGCTGCAAGAAGTAAATGTGTATTAGGTAAGAATCCAAACCCACGTATATTTAATCCTCTTAGCACAGCAAAGAAGTAAAAGTACACACTTAAGCAATGGTGTATAACTGATGATGGTGAATTtgacagtgggtgaagtttgtttttattattgctgctttcatgtaaacattagaccaagaaacctatacatcaatgagaaaacttgaactttacaataaaagtaatgaaaattgcctattttcactctggtgacagcaataatccaagaaaattcacagtttaccattaaaaaaaaaaatcaacacaactACGTGGGCTAACTGCCATCGAAAACATTGGCAAAAACCTACCTTCATCAATTAGCAGCAAACAGACTGGCTCAAATATCTTAAAATCAAATATCATTGTCAGAGTTGATTTCAACAACAGATTTTTTGCTAGTGTCATCAACAGTCATCCTAGGGGAAATAGCTTGATAAGCCACTCattttttctaagaaaaaaaattgcaaaattgctcagaataaattcaaaatggCCCCATGCAGGAAGAAGACCTGAGAATAGAAACAAACTTTCTGGTTGGTTTTTAACTGGATCAACCAACAGGCGAGCTTTTTTGGCATCATATAAGCAGCTACATTCATGGCTTGTGTTCCACCACCAAAGCCACTATCGGGGTCCATCATGCCAAGAGGGTTAAAGCTACAACAGGATGtcaaatggaaaaaagaaagcttgGCATGAACAGTGTCAGGTCTATCAAAGCCATCACCTGGAGTGGAGCTAGAGCGAGGTGTAGAGCGTGCTGGACTGGCAATGGGCATACCCCAGGGATCTGTCGCAACATTAGGAGCTGCTGCTGGAGACGGCTGTGGACGAGGGGAAGCAGCCAAGTTGGGTGTTGATGACTTTGTTATTATCTGTCCCTGTGAACCCCATGAATCAGCTGTTGGAGCTGGTGGTTGCAGAGGTGATCCCCAAGGATCTGTGGGTTGGGGCTGACGAGACAAAGGCATGCCCCAAGGATcagtggctgctgctgctgcagcaccCAGACTTGAGTTACTCATGTCAAGGAGACTGCCTGGTTGTGTCTGGCAacccacaaacatttacattggAAGACATGAGTATGATGTTCTTATCTTCTAAATGACAAACCATTTCAAAAATTCTTTAAGATTTCAATTATCAATGTAAAATGTCTTATCACatttgtggataaataaaacattaaggCAAACATGCCATGCAGGGCAAAATATTGCAATGCAAAAGGAAAAATGATGTCACATTGAACAAACCAACACATATGATCAAACTCCCTTCAAAAAGCACTGATAACTCATATcccactttttattttgttttagtaattTGGTAAAGTGCTTCTCATGGAAGGGATTGATCACTATACAATGACACCCAAACAGAACTGAATATGCTGATGACAATGATGGTCTAACATTTATAGCAGGTGTATGAGATATCTATACCAATTGATGAAAAATACTTTGCAGGctgacagacaacagacagTTGCCCCAACCACCCTCATTTGGCCTTTCACATTTCCTGCCTTAGTTTGATCTTGAAAACTGAATCTGGGACAAACTAGACAGACTTTCAGCACCACAGCAAAAACCCTCTAAAGTGattcccttctcctcctccatcctACCAAACAGTGGAGGATCATTACTAAACACTCAGGTGTGGCCTAAACcctaaaaatttttttatcttctacaACCTGGCAAGTGCAAAGAAGTTTTTAATGCTGATATTCAAGGACAACCGTCATATCCACTGtgctttattattcttttttaatgttttaatgagtGGAAGCACACTTTTCAATTGACATACTTTGTCCAAATCGAAAGATGGAATGCACCAAAATTGAATCTTGCAGTTGAACTCAACaggaaaaaatatactttaaaaataaaaacccataTGCATACAGCTCTGTAGCATTTTTCCTACAAAAATGAATACAATAAACTTGTAAAAGGGTAATAATAACATACAACTATAACAGTCTTTTCCtacaaaaatgaagacaatttttaaaagttaggcAATTGATACTAAGCttgcataatttaaaacaaatcaagcTCCTATCCACAAAAGCATGTCAGAAGGCTCAGTGTAATGCTGcatgttttgaaaacaagaatGTCACAAGGTTCAATGTAACactgtttttaaaacatgcagATTTCACTATATCAGACATTAAGactacaacataaaaaaaaatatagttatatCAACACTTACACCAGAtcaaatacaaagcaaaaccTTTTCACTCTCACACACCTCTGCAGGACTCATGCACATGTGgacaaacatatataaacatatatgcac contains:
- the LOC112570497 gene encoding LOW QUALITY PROTEIN: epsin-2-like (The sequence of the model RefSeq protein was modified relative to this genomic sequence to represent the inferred CDS: inserted 1 base in 1 codon), whose product is MPTIRRTXKNVVKNYSDAQVKVREATSNDPWGPSSTLMSEVADLTYNVVAFTEIMQMIWKRLNDDGKNWRHVYKSLVLLDYIIKTGSEKVAQQCKENFHAIKTLTSFQHIDADNKDQGMNVREKAKQLVALLSDDERLKNERAKALKAKERFAQNAMGVGSGGSRRVNGSPTLHSGSGSYSDPYGGAGCNDSSPGSGSAGTPSEMESARPSSAGEEELQLQLALAMSKEEHEEELRKQKSDELKLQMAIEQSKKTVVEDRKRQQAQSTQPGSLLDMSNSSLGAAAAAATDPWGMPLSRQPQPTDPWGSPLQPPAPTADSWGSQGQIITKSSTPNLAASPRPQPSPAAAPNVATDPWGMPIASPARSTPRSSSTPVSGSQSDPWSASPVPQAGTTWGGSPSLDAFGLSVSATANGTSGTNSATTIDNEFDLLSSRSNDHSPAKSASGLDDFDLLSGSGRSAGGVWSMSSMEQNLPNPARKKSPEDFLGANANLVNLDLLVAKDPPKANNPFASTNPGGNNPFQDGNVGRVPMGQIANPTIGFSQSAQTTLLPAPLVPVSNMAQASQPQAQGYNPFL